A segment of the Streptomyces sp. NBC_01235 genome:
CGCAGGTGCACGCGGGGGTCGCCGGTTTGCGGAGCGCCGACGAGTTCGTCCAGGGGCACGCCGTAGGCGTGGGCGAGCGGGAGCAGCAGCTCCAGGTTGGGTTTGCGTCCACCGCTTTCCAGCCGGGAGAGCGTGCTCTCCGAGATGCCGGTGGTCTCGGCCAGGGCGGCCAGGGTGATGCCGCGCTTGCGGCGCAGTTCGCGCAGGCGGGGGCCCACAGCCGCGAGCACGTCGTTCAGCTCGTCCATCCCCCCATCTTGCTGAACCAGCATGATTCCTTGCAAACGGGGCGGGTGGGGTCGCACTCTCCTGGCCTCACCCGGTCGCACGAATCGACCGCACCACGGCATCGGTGCGGCGCAGCACCACCCCACAAGGAGAGACCTTCCATGCCAGACCTGTTCGAGCCGATGACCGTCGGCAAGTGGACGCTGAACAACCGCATCGTCATGGCACCCATGACACGCAACCGGGCCACCGCCGACGGCGTACCGACGGACATCATGGCGACGTACTACGCACAGCGGGCCACCGCGGGCCTGATCATCACCGAGGGCGTTCAGCCCAGCGCGGCAGGCCAGGGCTACCTGAACTCCCCCGGCCTGCACACCTTCCAGCAGATCGAAGGATGGTCCAGGGTCGCCGACGCCGTACACAGCCGAGGCGGCCACATCGTCGCCCAGCTTATGCACGCCGGGCGCATCGGACACCCGGACAACAAGCACGGAGCGGAAACCGTAGCCCCCAGCGCCCTCGCCTTCCCCGGCGACATTTTCACCCCCAACGGACCTCAGCCCCACCCCACGCCCCGCGCTTTGCGAACCGATGAAATCCCATCCGTCGTACAGGAGTTCGCACTGGCGGCCCGGGCGGCCGTCGACGCGGGCCTCGACGGCGTCGAACTGCACGCCGCCAACGGCTACCTGCCCCACCAGTTCCTCGCCCCCACCACCAACCAGCGCACCGACGCCTACGGCGGCACCGCCCGGGCTCGCGCCCGATTCGTCATCGAGGTCGTCAAGGCCCTCGCCGAGACGATCGGCAGCGAACGAGTCGGCATCCGGATCTCTCCCGGGATCAACCTCCACGGAGCCCTGGAGAACGACCCGGCCGAGACCGCCGCCACCTACCAGGCGCTGATCGACGCCCTCGCACCGATGGGACTGGCCTATCTGCACACCATCGGAGACCCGACCAGTCCGCTCCTGAAGGACCTCACCGCCCGCTTCGGCGGCCCGCGCATCGTCAGCAACGGCTGGGACCCGGTCACGGACGCCACAATCGCCCGCGGCCTCGTCGAAACCGGTCAGGCCGACCTCGTCACCGTCGGCAGAGCCTTCATCGCCAACCCCGACCTGGTACGGCGCTGGCAGGACAACGCCCCCCTCAACCAGCCCGACGCCACCACGTTCTACGGCGGGGACCACCGCGGCTACACCGACTACCCCGCCCTCGAAGGCTGAAGCCCCACAGGCTTCGGCGCGACGCCCGAGAGAGCGGGATCGCACCGCTGTTGACCGTGGTTGACCGGTCTTACGGGCACGCTATGGGCACGCCGCCCGATCGGAGTCGCCGGGAGGCCCCTCTCCGTGGCTGACGAGTTGCCGAGCCCTGGAAGCGAGCTCTGGAGGAACGGCGCCATTGCAGGAGCACAGGGAAGAGGGTTCAGCGGCGGCCGAACGAGGGCGGTTGGCGGTGGGCGCACCTGAGCCGCCGGCCCTCTGCCGTCGGACTCGCCGGCCGCACCCTGCGTCGAACGCCGGCTTGATCCCCGGGTGGGTCACCTCGGCAGAACGACTGACACTGCCGCGGCAACGATCGTGAGGGCGGTCAGCGCGACCATCACCGTCCTTGCAGCGGGCGACCGTTTCCCCTCCATCACGCCGTCTCTGTGTGAGGGAGCCCGAAGTAGTCCCGGTGCTCCTCGGGGACGAGGTCCAGGTATGCGTCGGGGTTCTGGGCGATGACCTTGCGCATGTAGGGGCAGAACGGCAGGACGGCCAATCCGCGGCGGCGGACATCATCGAGTGCGTCGGTGACCAGTTGCCGGGCCATGCCTCGGCCGGCGAACTCCGGGAGGGTCTCGGTGTGGGTGAACGCGACCCTGCCTTCAGTGAGTTTGTAGGCCGAGAACCCTGCCAGGCGGCCGTCGTCGTGGATTTCGTAGCGGTTCTCGGCGGGGTTGTCGCGGGTGCTGGTGGTCATGCCGTGTTCTCCTGCGTGGTTTTCGCCCGGGATGTGCGTGGTGCTGCAGTCGCTTGAGGCGGGATGGGGTGACGGCTGACGATCGACAGCCGGTTGAAGGCGTTCATGGTGATGGCGCCCCAGGCCACGGCGGAGATCTGCTCCGGCGTCAGATGCCTGGCTGCTTCGGCGTAGTCCTGGTCCTGGATGCGGGCGTCCGGGAGTGTCGTGACAGATTCGGCGAGGGCGAGTGCGGCCCGCTCCTGGTCGGTGAACAGGTCGGTGTGGCGCCAGGCGGACAGGACGGCGATGCGCTGGGTGGTCTCGCCTTGGCGCAGGGCGGTACGCACGTGCACGTCCAGGCAGTAGGCGCAGCCGGTGAGCTGGGAGACCCGGATGTTGACCAGCTCGACCAGAGTCCGGTCGAGCCCGGCCGCGCGAGCGGTCTCACGTACTGCCTGCGCGGTCTCGCCCAGAGCCCGGTACGCCTGCGGACTCTGCTTGTCGATCCATACCCGGGTGCTGGTGCTGGTACTGGGCGTGCTCATCGGTCCCCCGGAGCCTGCTGCCAGTAGGGCGCCTTGGCCGGGATGAGGGGAAGGGAGGATTCCACACGTCCGAAGCGGTCGTCCTGGCGGGCCCAGGAGGCGTAGGCGGCGTCGATCTCCTCGCGGCTGCGGCCGACGAAGTTCCACCACATGATGACGGGTTCGGGGAAGGGCTCGCCGCCCAGGAGCATGACCCGGGTGGGTTTCCGGACATCCAGGAGGAGTTCGTCTCGTCCTTCGCCGAGGTAGCCGAGGCGCCCTGGATGCAGGGGCCGGCTGTTGACGGCCACGGCGCCCTGAAGGACGACGAGCGCATACTCCCAGTCGGGGCGCAGCGGCACCGTGGCCGGTGCGTGCAGGTTCAGCTCGATGCCGACGAGTGGGGTGTCGTGGCGGGCCGGGCTGCTCAGGCTGCCGAAGTCGCCGACCAGGACGGTCGCGGCGCCGGCGCCGCCGTCGACGTCGGTCTGCGGCAGCTCCGCATGGTGCTCGAAGGCTGCTGCGCCGTGCCGGGTGCTCTCCGGAAGGGCGATCCACATCTGGATGCCTTCCAGGGTGCCGCGGTAGTGGCCGGTCGCCTCCTCCGCGTGGGAGACGGCGTGACCGGAGGTCATCAGGTTGAGCTGACCGGGCTTGATGACCTGTTCGGAGCCGAGGCTGTCGCGGTGCAGGACCTGGCCGTCGGTCAGCCAGGTGACGGTCTGCAGGCCGATGTGGGGGTGCGGGCCGACGTCCAGGCCGCTGTTCTCGGTGACGTCGGCCGGTCCCATGTGGTCGGCGAAGCACCAGGCGCCCACCGTTCGGCGGCCCCGGCGTGGCAGGGCCCGGCGCACGCGCACCGCGCCGACCGTCGCCTCATGGCTGTCGCTCACCTCCAGGCAGGGCGGGGCGGGGCGGCCGGTGTCGGCCTGATCGGCAGACGCGTCGGCCGTGGTGACCGGTCCGCTCATCACGAGACCTCTTTCTTCGTGCCTTTCCCGGCACGTCAGGATTGGGCCGGCTGTGGCTGCGTGGCACCTTGGGGGGGATCCCACTCGCGTGCGCCGGTGCAGACACGTGGGCGGAGGCAGTGGTGAGCACGGCGCCCGGTGCCCGCTCAGGCGTGAACCCGGGAATGTGGTCCCTTGGGGACGTCTGGCGGTTCGCTGGCCGGCAGCCGGATGCCGCCGGCGGGCTTCGGCGGATGTGGGCGGGACGGGACGAGCCAGGGCCGTTGGCTGCCGCCGTGGCCCTCCCTGCACCGGGTTGCCGGGCGGGGCGCTTGTGCTTGCCGTGACGGCCGTCGGCCGCACTCCCCTGTGCGGCCGGCGGACCGGATCTCGGGGCACTTCCGGAGAAGCGGCCGGCTCAGGCGGCGGCGAGGCCGACCTTGAGGCCAGAAGCGATCTTTACGACGCGCTCGGCCTGGACGCGGGCGGCGTTGAGGGTGGTGTCGTCGACCGGGTTGTTGCCCTGGGCGTCGACGTGAGAGGTGCCGTACGGGTTGCCGTCGGCGAACTTGGCGGGGTCGGTGTAGCCGGGGGCCACGACGATGCCGCCGAAGTGGTGGACGGAGTTGTACAGCGCGAGGAGGGTGGATTCCTGCCCGCCGTGGGCGGTGGCGGTGGAGGTGAAGCCGCTGTACACCTTGTCGGCCAGCTTGCCCTGGGCCCACAGGCCGCCGAGGGTGTCGATGAACTGCTTGAGCTGCGAGGCGACGTTGCCGAAGCGGGTGGGGGACCCGAAGATCACCGCGTCGGCCCACTCCATGTCGTCGGGGGTCACAACGGAGATGTCGGCGGTGGCGGCGGCGTTGGCGGCCCAGGCGGCGTTGGAGTCGATCGCGGCCTGCGGGGCCAGCTCGGCGGCCTTGCGCAGGCGGACCTCGGCGCCGGCCTTCTCCGCGGCCTCGGCGATCTCCTTTGCGATCGTGGCGACCGTGCCGGTGGCGGAGTAGTAGATGACGGCGAGCTTGACGGGGGTACTCACAGCTGCGGTCTCCGTTCGATTGGTGCCTTGTGTGCGGTTTCGGTTGAAGATGCCCATGACGGCTTTCGTTCCAGTACGGACACGGCCGAGGTCTTGGATGAGGCGACACGCGAGATGGTCGAGGTCGAGGTGGCGGTGCTCCGTACCGATCGGCACGGCTTGGCACGTCCGTTTGAGGAAAGCGGCGATCATCCGCGCCCTTTGCCGAATCCAGAAGCAGCCCTGAATTGCAGCCGAATCTAGAAGGATCCGTTCCGCACGTGTTGACGGAGAGCGCACCTTTTCTTGTCCCCCACCGACTGGCTGACGAGATCAGCCCATCCGGTCCCGGCTCGGCGTACGACTCCCATCACAGTCCGGGTTTCGGCCTCGCCCCTGGTGTCGCCCGGCACGCGTCGCCCGTTCGTCCCTTTCGGCTCGGCGAGGCGGATCCTGATCCGCCTCGCCGCGTCGACACCCCGCCAGGTCAGCGGGAACGGCGTTGCCGGGTCTGTGGGTTGTCAGGCCATGGCGATGGCCGCGTGCATTTCCCACATCAGCACCTCGGCGCCGTCGGAGGCCGTCGTCCCGGTGACAGAGCCCCTCGGCTGCACACCGACGACCCTGCGGCTGCACACGTCACTCCGCCGTGTCGGCATGACGCGGGCTCTTGAGCGGGAACCGGGCGCCGGCCCCTCTTCGACCCCACTACGCAGCAGGTTGCGGTGCCGCCGAGCGAAGCACGTCTCGCGAGCGTGCGAGTAGCGCAGTGACGTGCGCTGGCGATCAGCAATTTCTAACAGGGCGGTCAGCCCCCGCTGGTCCTCATCGGGTGAGCTCGTTCCCCCCGCGCCGGTTTGGCGAGGAGCCGTTGCGGCAGCAGCGACCATGAGGTTACTTCGCGGTTCGGGTGTGGCTGTGGTGAACGTCCCGCCCTGCACGGCGGGGCGCACTTGTGTAAAATCTTCACCAAGGCCGGAACTGCCCCGCGCACGGTGGTTTCTCTCGCGTGACAGCCGGAAGCTGCGGGTCAATTCCGGTATCGGCAATGGCGATTCCTTTGGTGCAGAAGCCGGAAAGAGAACACCGTTCTCGGCGCTGGCAGGGAAAGGGTCATCCGACGTATGCCCGGCCTTTGGGTGACAGGGAACTCGCCGACAAAGTAGCTTTCCGTTCCCGGGGGGTGGCGATCGGCGAACCGCCGCACGTGGTGACCGGTCGCTCCGCACTGTCGCCGCGCCGCGGCATGTCCGACGGAGTCGCCATGACCGTCCACATATCCACGGAGTCAGTACCGGTCCGCGACCGTGCCGCCTTCTTCGCCGACGCGCTGGCGCAGGCATACCTCCGCAATGCCATCACCATTCCGGAAGGGCCGAGGCCGTTCTCGGCATCCCTCACCAGCGACCGGCTCGGCCCGCTCCAGGTGTCCAATCTGCTCGCCGAGCCGTACCAGGTCAGCCGCACCCGGAGAATGATCTCGCACGATCCTGACGAATACGTCTTCATCGGCCTGCAACGCAGGGGAGCGTCCGCGTTCTTGCAGGACGGCCGGGACGCCATCTCCCTGCGGCCGGGCGATTTCACCCTTTTCGCCACCAGCATTCCTGTTACGG
Coding sequences within it:
- the wrbA gene encoding NAD(P)H:quinone oxidoreductase; this translates as MSTPVKLAVIYYSATGTVATIAKEIAEAAEKAGAEVRLRKAAELAPQAAIDSNAAWAANAAATADISVVTPDDMEWADAVIFGSPTRFGNVASQLKQFIDTLGGLWAQGKLADKVYSGFTSTATAHGGQESTLLALYNSVHHFGGIVVAPGYTDPAKFADGNPYGTSHVDAQGNNPVDDTTLNAARVQAERVVKIASGLKVGLAAA
- a CDS encoding carboxymuconolactone decarboxylase family protein yields the protein MSTPSTSTSTRVWIDKQSPQAYRALGETAQAVRETARAAGLDRTLVELVNIRVSQLTGCAYCLDVHVRTALRQGETTQRIAVLSAWRHTDLFTDQERAALALAESVTTLPDARIQDQDYAEAARHLTPEQISAVAWGAITMNAFNRLSIVSRHPIPPQATAAPRTSRAKTTQENTA
- a CDS encoding GNAT family N-acetyltransferase is translated as MTTSTRDNPAENRYEIHDDGRLAGFSAYKLTEGRVAFTHTETLPEFAGRGMARQLVTDALDDVRRRGLAVLPFCPYMRKVIAQNPDAYLDLVPEEHRDYFGLPHTETA
- a CDS encoding pirin family protein, producing the protein MSGPVTTADASADQADTGRPAPPCLEVSDSHEATVGAVRVRRALPRRGRRTVGAWCFADHMGPADVTENSGLDVGPHPHIGLQTVTWLTDGQVLHRDSLGSEQVIKPGQLNLMTSGHAVSHAEEATGHYRGTLEGIQMWIALPESTRHGAAAFEHHAELPQTDVDGGAGAATVLVGDFGSLSSPARHDTPLVGIELNLHAPATVPLRPDWEYALVVLQGAVAVNSRPLHPGRLGYLGEGRDELLLDVRKPTRVMLLGGEPFPEPVIMWWNFVGRSREEIDAAYASWARQDDRFGRVESSLPLIPAKAPYWQQAPGDR
- a CDS encoding alkene reductase, which produces MPDLFEPMTVGKWTLNNRIVMAPMTRNRATADGVPTDIMATYYAQRATAGLIITEGVQPSAAGQGYLNSPGLHTFQQIEGWSRVADAVHSRGGHIVAQLMHAGRIGHPDNKHGAETVAPSALAFPGDIFTPNGPQPHPTPRALRTDEIPSVVQEFALAARAAVDAGLDGVELHAANGYLPHQFLAPTTNQRTDAYGGTARARARFVIEVVKALAETIGSERVGIRISPGINLHGALENDPAETAATYQALIDALAPMGLAYLHTIGDPTSPLLKDLTARFGGPRIVSNGWDPVTDATIARGLVETGQADLVTVGRAFIANPDLVRRWQDNAPLNQPDATTFYGGDHRGYTDYPALEG